In Mycobacterium sp. 050128, one genomic interval encodes:
- the groES gene encoding co-chaperone GroES codes for MAKVKIKPLEDKILVQANEAETTTASGLVIPDTAKEKPQEGTVVAVGPGRWDEDGDKRIPLDVSEGDTVIYSKYGGTEIKYGGEEYLILSARDVLAVVSK; via the coding sequence GTGGCGAAGGTGAAGATCAAGCCACTCGAGGACAAGATCCTCGTGCAGGCCAACGAGGCCGAGACCACGACCGCGTCCGGTCTGGTCATTCCTGACACCGCCAAGGAGAAGCCGCAAGAAGGCACCGTCGTCGCAGTCGGCCCCGGCCGGTGGGACGAGGACGGCGACAAGCGGATCCCGCTTGACGTGTCGGAGGGTGACACCGTCATCTACAGCAAGTACGGCGGCACCGAGATCAAGTACGGCGGCGAGGAATACCTGATTCTGTCGGCACGCGACGTGCTGGCTGTCGTATCCAAGTAA
- the tsaD gene encoding tRNA (adenosine(37)-N6)-threonylcarbamoyltransferase complex transferase subunit TsaD, which yields MTTVLAIETSCDETGVGIARLDADGTVTLLADEVASSVDEHVRFGGVVPEIASRAHLEALGPAMRRALDAAELDKPDVVAATIGPGLAGALLVGVAAAKAYSAAWGVPFYAVNHLGGHLAADVYEHGPLPECVALLVSGGHTHLLHVRSLGEPIRELGSTVDDAAGEAYDKVARLLGLGYPGGRVLDELARTGDRDAITFPRGMTGPRDDPHTFSFSGLKTAVARYVESNPDAVQADIAAGFQEAVADVLTMKAVRAAAGLGVQTLLIAGGVAANSRLRELATARCAEAGLALRIPRPRLCTDNGAMIASFAAHLVGAGAAPSPLDVPSDPGLPVVKGQVG from the coding sequence ATGACCACCGTCCTGGCCATCGAAACCTCTTGTGACGAAACAGGAGTCGGCATCGCCCGGCTCGACGCCGACGGCACGGTCACACTGCTGGCCGACGAGGTGGCCTCCAGCGTCGACGAGCACGTCCGGTTCGGCGGTGTGGTCCCCGAAATCGCCTCCCGCGCCCACCTGGAGGCGCTCGGACCGGCCATGCGTCGCGCGCTGGACGCCGCCGAACTGGACAAGCCGGACGTCGTCGCCGCGACCATCGGACCCGGGCTGGCCGGCGCCTTGCTGGTGGGAGTGGCTGCGGCCAAAGCGTATTCGGCCGCGTGGGGCGTGCCGTTCTACGCGGTGAACCACCTGGGCGGGCACCTGGCCGCCGATGTATACGAGCACGGGCCGCTGCCCGAGTGTGTGGCATTGCTGGTGTCCGGCGGGCATACGCATCTGCTGCACGTGCGGTCGCTCGGCGAGCCGATCCGCGAACTCGGCAGCACCGTCGACGACGCCGCGGGCGAGGCCTACGACAAGGTGGCCCGCCTGCTGGGTCTGGGCTATCCGGGCGGCCGGGTCCTCGACGAGCTGGCCCGCACCGGCGACCGCGACGCCATCACGTTCCCGCGCGGCATGACCGGCCCGCGAGACGACCCGCACACGTTCAGCTTCTCCGGCCTCAAGACCGCGGTCGCGCGGTACGTGGAAAGCAACCCCGATGCGGTTCAGGCCGACATCGCCGCCGGATTCCAGGAAGCCGTCGCCGACGTGCTGACCATGAAGGCAGTGCGCGCGGCCGCCGGGCTCGGCGTGCAGACGCTGCTGATCGCCGGGGGAGTGGCCGCCAACTCGCGGCTGCGGGAGCTGGCCACCGCGCGCTGCGCCGAGGCGGGCCTGGCGCTGCGTATCCCCAGGCCACGGCTGTGCACCGACAACGGCGCGATGATCGCGTCGTTCGCTGCTCACCTGGTGGGTGCGGGTGCGGCTCCGTCACCGCTGGACGTACCCAGCGACCCGGGGCTGCCGGTGGTAAAAGGCCAGGTGGGCTGA
- the rimI gene encoding ribosomal protein S18-alanine N-acetyltransferase, producing MTACSEPVTIGALTRADAQRCAQLEAQLFDGDDPWPAAAFHRELASAHNHYVGARTAGILVGYAGISRLGRTPPFEYEVHTIGVDPQYQGQGIGRRLLGELLEFADGGVVYLEVRTDNEAAIALYRSVGFVQIGLRKRYYRVSGADAYTMRREAL from the coding sequence ATGACCGCCTGCAGTGAACCCGTGACGATCGGCGCGCTGACCCGCGCCGACGCGCAGCGGTGTGCGCAACTGGAAGCCCAGCTCTTCGACGGCGACGACCCCTGGCCCGCGGCCGCGTTCCACCGCGAATTAGCCAGTGCCCACAACCATTACGTGGGTGCGCGTACCGCCGGCATCCTCGTCGGCTACGCCGGCATCTCCAGGTTGGGCCGCACCCCGCCGTTCGAATACGAGGTCCACACGATCGGCGTCGACCCGCAATACCAGGGCCAGGGCATCGGCCGCCGGCTGCTTGGGGAGTTGCTGGAGTTCGCCGACGGTGGCGTCGTCTACCTGGAGGTCCGCACCGACAACGAGGCGGCCATCGCGCTGTACCGTAGCGTGGGTTTCGTGCAGATCGGCCTGCGAAAGCGCTACTACCGAGTCAGCGGCGCGGACGCGTACACGATGCGGCGGGAAGCACTATGA
- the tsaB gene encoding tRNA (adenosine(37)-N6)-threonylcarbamoyltransferase complex dimerization subunit type 1 TsaB — MSLILTLDTATPAVTAGVVRRDGAECTVLAQQVTVDARAHAERLTPNVLAALAEAGLAMTDLDAVVVGCGPGPFTGLRAGMASAAAYGHALDIPVRGVCSLDAIGALTTGDTLVVTDARRREVYWARYNDGFRTAGPAVNAPGDVDPGPATAVAGSPAHAALFGLAVCEPVHPTPAGLVAAVPDWSQPPLPLVALYLRRPDAKPQSVRG; from the coding sequence GTGAGCCTGATCTTGACCCTGGACACCGCCACCCCCGCGGTGACGGCCGGCGTCGTCCGCCGCGACGGCGCCGAGTGCACGGTGCTGGCCCAGCAGGTCACCGTCGACGCGCGCGCCCACGCCGAACGGCTTACCCCGAATGTCCTTGCCGCGCTGGCCGAAGCCGGGCTGGCGATGACCGACCTGGACGCCGTCGTGGTCGGCTGCGGCCCGGGCCCCTTCACCGGTCTGCGCGCCGGGATGGCTTCGGCCGCCGCCTACGGCCATGCGCTGGATATCCCCGTGCGGGGGGTCTGCAGCTTGGACGCCATCGGCGCGCTGACCACGGGCGACACCCTGGTGGTCACCGATGCTCGGCGGCGCGAGGTCTACTGGGCCCGATACAACGACGGGTTCCGCACGGCCGGCCCGGCGGTCAACGCGCCCGGCGACGTCGACCCCGGACCGGCGACAGCGGTCGCCGGCTCGCCCGCGCACGCTGCGCTGTTCGGTCTTGCGGTCTGCGAACCCGTCCATCCGACTCCGGCCGGCCTGGTCGCCGCGGTTCCCGACTGGTCGCAGCCGCCATTGCCGCTGGTGGCGTTGTATCTGCGCCGGCCCGACGCCAAGCCCCAGTCGGTCCGGGGATGA
- the tsaE gene encoding tRNA (adenosine(37)-N6)-threonylcarbamoyltransferase complex ATPase subunit type 1 TsaE: protein MRSGSGTATCERVEDTIALGSRLGQQLRAGDVVVLSGPLGAGKTVMAKGIAEAMDVDGPVTSPTYVLARVHPPRRAGAPTMIHVDVYRLLDHQGADLLGELDSLDLDSDLEDAVVVVEWGEGLAERLSERHLDIRLERVSGSDVRIATWEWGRP, encoded by the coding sequence CTGAGATCCGGTTCAGGCACGGCGACCTGCGAGCGCGTCGAGGACACGATTGCGCTCGGGTCGCGGTTGGGACAGCAGCTGCGCGCCGGTGATGTCGTGGTGCTGTCCGGCCCGCTCGGCGCGGGAAAGACCGTGATGGCCAAGGGAATTGCGGAGGCGATGGACGTCGACGGCCCGGTCACCTCGCCGACGTACGTGTTGGCCCGCGTGCACCCGCCGCGGCGGGCCGGCGCGCCGACGATGATTCACGTCGATGTCTACCGGCTGCTGGACCACCAGGGCGCGGACCTGCTCGGGGAACTCGATTCACTGGACCTCGACAGCGATCTCGAGGACGCGGTCGTCGTGGTGGAGTGGGGCGAGGGCCTGGCCGAACGCCTCTCCGAACGGCATCTCGACATCCGGCTGGAGCGGGTCAGCGGATCCGACGTGCGGATCGCGACGTGGGAGTGGGGCCGGCCGTGA
- a CDS encoding alpha/beta fold hydrolase — MTAVATIVGASVRRSMTQRVTRTEDPYADEDFERLNSDRSYVVTTPDGVPLAVREVGPLDAPLTMVFVHGFCLRMGAFYFQRKRLAEKWGPRVRMVFYDQRGHGRSGAASPETYTLTQLGQDLQSVLTEVAPRGVIVLVGHSMGGMTVLSHARQYPNLYGSRIVGAALISSAAEGVTRSPLGEILKNPAVEALRFTARSAPKLMHRGRNVSRSLIGPILRAASYSDLHVSRSLDAFSQRMMNGTPIPTMVGFLHALETHDETAGLWTLLRIPTLIACGDHDLITPDEYSRKMAASLPRSELVIVNGASHLALLDKPEAINDGLVRLVNRAIPGRMTLWYRRTRQRLRRRG, encoded by the coding sequence CTGACTGCGGTCGCCACCATCGTCGGTGCTTCGGTTCGCCGGTCGATGACGCAACGCGTCACGCGCACCGAGGACCCGTATGCCGACGAGGATTTCGAACGCCTCAACAGCGACCGCAGCTATGTGGTGACCACACCCGACGGCGTGCCTTTGGCGGTGCGCGAAGTCGGCCCACTGGACGCTCCGCTGACGATGGTCTTCGTGCACGGCTTCTGTCTGCGCATGGGTGCCTTCTACTTTCAGCGGAAGCGACTCGCCGAGAAGTGGGGTCCGCGGGTGCGCATGGTCTTCTACGACCAGCGCGGGCATGGGCGCTCGGGCGCGGCCTCACCCGAGACCTACACGCTGACCCAGCTGGGGCAGGACCTGCAAAGCGTCCTGACCGAGGTGGCGCCGCGTGGGGTGATCGTGTTGGTCGGCCATTCGATGGGCGGCATGACGGTGTTGTCGCATGCCCGCCAATACCCGAACCTCTACGGTAGCCGCATCGTCGGTGCGGCGCTGATTTCCTCTGCCGCCGAAGGGGTTACCCGCTCGCCGCTGGGTGAGATCCTGAAAAACCCTGCGGTGGAGGCACTGCGGTTCACCGCACGGTCGGCGCCGAAGCTGATGCATCGCGGCCGCAATGTGTCGCGCTCGCTGATAGGCCCGATTTTGCGGGCCGCGTCCTACAGCGATCTGCATGTCAGCCGCAGTCTGGACGCATTCTCCCAGCGGATGATGAACGGCACCCCGATCCCCACGATGGTGGGGTTCCTGCACGCGCTGGAAACCCACGACGAAACCGCCGGCCTGTGGACGTTGTTGCGGATCCCGACCCTGATCGCTTGCGGCGACCACGATCTGATCACGCCGGACGAGTACTCGCGGAAGATGGCGGCCTCGCTGCCGCGCTCGGAGCTGGTCATCGTCAACGGGGCCAGTCACCTGGCCCTGTTGGACAAGCCCGAGGCCATCAACGACGGATTGGTCCGGCTGGTCAATCGGGCCATTCCGGGCAGAATGACCCTGTGGTACCGGCGAACTCGGCAGCGGTTGCGGCGCCGTGGCTGA
- the alr gene encoding alanine racemase, producing MAVTPISLTPGVLAEAVVDLGAIEHNVRVLREHAGSARVMAVVKADGYGHGAIRVARAVLAAGAAELGVATVAEALALRADGICAPVVAWLHPPGIDFGPALLADVEIAVSSVRQLDQVLDAADRTGRTATVTIKVDTGLNRNGVPAAEYPAMLQALGSGVAAGALCLRGLMSHLVFADQPDNPINDVQAQRFREMLAFARDQGVRFEVAHLSNSSATMSRPDLAFDMVRPGIAVYGLSPVPELGDMGLIPAMTVKCAVALVKSVRAGEGVSYAHTWIAPHDTTVALMPVGYADGVFRALGGRLDVLINGRRRPGVGRICMDQFLVDLGPGPVDVAEGDEAILFGPGANGEPTAQDWADLLGTIHYEVVTSPRGRIARTYREAETVGR from the coding sequence GTGGCCGTTACCCCGATATCCCTGACCCCCGGCGTCCTCGCTGAGGCCGTGGTGGACCTCGGTGCCATCGAACACAACGTGCGCGTGCTGCGTGAGCATGCCGGTTCCGCCCGGGTGATGGCCGTCGTGAAGGCCGACGGCTACGGCCACGGCGCCATCCGGGTCGCCCGGGCCGTGCTCGCCGCCGGGGCCGCCGAACTGGGTGTGGCCACGGTCGCCGAGGCCCTGGCGCTGCGGGCCGACGGAATCTGCGCGCCGGTGGTTGCCTGGCTGCATCCGCCCGGCATCGACTTCGGTCCCGCGCTGCTCGCCGACGTCGAGATCGCCGTGTCGTCGGTGCGCCAGCTCGACCAGGTGCTCGACGCGGCGGACCGGACGGGGCGCACCGCGACGGTGACCATCAAGGTCGACACCGGGCTGAACCGCAATGGCGTGCCCGCCGCGGAATACCCGGCGATGCTGCAGGCATTGGGCTCCGGCGTCGCGGCCGGCGCACTCTGCCTGCGGGGACTGATGTCGCACCTGGTGTTCGCCGATCAGCCGGACAACCCCATCAATGACGTTCAGGCGCAACGATTCCGCGAGATGTTGGCGTTCGCGCGCGATCAGGGCGTGCGGTTCGAGGTTGCCCACCTGTCGAACTCCTCGGCCACGATGTCTCGCCCCGACCTGGCCTTCGATATGGTGCGGCCCGGGATCGCGGTGTACGGCCTGAGTCCCGTTCCCGAGCTCGGCGACATGGGACTGATTCCTGCCATGACGGTGAAATGCGCTGTTGCACTGGTGAAGTCGGTCCGTGCGGGCGAGGGTGTGTCATACGCCCACACCTGGATTGCGCCGCACGACACGACCGTGGCGCTGATGCCGGTCGGCTACGCCGACGGTGTCTTCCGGGCGCTGGGCGGGCGACTCGACGTGCTGATCAATGGCCGGCGACGCCCCGGCGTCGGGCGGATCTGCATGGACCAATTCCTCGTCGACCTCGGTCCTGGACCGGTCGACGTGGCAGAAGGTGACGAGGCGATTCTGTTCGGCCCCGGCGCCAACGGTGAACCCACCGCCCAGGATTGGGCCGATCTGCTTGGCACCATCCACTACGAAGTGGTCACCAGTCCGCGGGGCCGCATCGCCAGGACCTATCGCGAGGCCGAAACCGTTGGACGATGA
- a CDS encoding glutamate decarboxylase: protein MTGTHPSVPTHSIAPAYTGRMFTTPVPALRLPEESMDPEAAYRFIHDELMLDGSSRLNLATFVTTWMDPEAGKLMAETFDKNMIDKDEYPATAAIEQRCVCMVADLFHADYLRDDDPFSACGASTIGSSEAVMLGGLAMKWRWREKVGSGKQEGWKGRTPNLVMGSNVQVVWEKFCRYFDVEPRYLPMEEGRYVITPEQVVDAVDEDTIGVVGILGTTYTGELEPIAEICAALDKLAAGGGVDVPVHVDAASGGFVVPFLHPELKWDFRLPRVVSINVSGHKYGLTYPGVGFVVWRSKEYLPEDLIFRVNYLGGDMPTFTLNFSRAGNQVVGQYYNFLRLGREGYTQVMQSLSATARWLGEQLRVGDHCELISDGSAIPVVSFRLARGLGYTEFDVSHELRGYGWQVPAYTMPDNATDISVLRVVVREGLSADLARALHDDARSALASLDKLKPGGHYRAEHFAH, encoded by the coding sequence ATGACCGGCACCCATCCGTCCGTCCCCACTCACTCGATCGCGCCCGCCTACACCGGACGAATGTTCACCACCCCGGTGCCGGCGCTACGGCTGCCCGAGGAATCGATGGATCCGGAGGCGGCGTACCGCTTCATCCACGACGAGCTGATGCTCGACGGCAGTTCCCGGCTGAACCTGGCCACCTTCGTCACCACCTGGATGGATCCCGAGGCCGGGAAACTGATGGCCGAGACGTTCGACAAGAACATGATCGACAAAGACGAATATCCGGCGACCGCGGCGATTGAGCAGCGCTGCGTGTGTATGGTGGCCGACCTGTTCCACGCCGACTATCTGCGCGACGACGACCCGTTCAGCGCCTGCGGGGCATCCACCATCGGCTCCAGCGAGGCGGTGATGCTGGGCGGTCTGGCGATGAAATGGCGGTGGCGTGAAAAGGTCGGCTCCGGAAAACAGGAAGGCTGGAAGGGCCGCACGCCGAACCTGGTGATGGGCTCCAACGTCCAGGTGGTGTGGGAGAAGTTCTGCCGCTACTTCGACGTCGAACCGCGCTACCTGCCGATGGAGGAGGGGCGTTACGTCATCACCCCCGAGCAGGTCGTCGATGCCGTCGACGAGGACACCATCGGGGTGGTGGGGATCCTGGGCACCACCTACACCGGCGAGCTGGAACCCATCGCCGAGATCTGCGCGGCGCTCGACAAACTGGCCGCCGGCGGAGGTGTGGACGTCCCGGTGCACGTCGATGCCGCCAGCGGGGGCTTTGTGGTGCCGTTCCTGCATCCCGAGCTGAAGTGGGATTTTCGGCTACCCCGGGTGGTGTCGATCAATGTCAGCGGCCACAAGTACGGCCTGACCTATCCCGGCGTTGGGTTTGTCGTGTGGCGCAGCAAGGAGTACCTGCCCGAGGACCTGATTTTCCGGGTCAACTACCTGGGCGGTGACATGCCGACGTTCACGCTGAACTTCTCCCGGGCGGGCAACCAGGTCGTCGGCCAGTACTACAACTTCCTGCGGTTGGGCCGCGAGGGCTACACCCAGGTCATGCAGTCGCTGTCGGCGACCGCGCGGTGGTTGGGCGAGCAGTTGCGCGTCGGCGACCACTGCGAGCTGATCTCGGACGGCTCGGCCATCCCGGTCGTCAGCTTCCGGCTGGCCCGCGGTTTGGGCTACACCGAGTTCGACGTCTCCCACGAGCTGCGCGGCTACGGCTGGCAGGTGCCCGCCTACACCATGCCGGACAACGCCACGGACATCTCCGTGCTGCGCGTCGTGGTGCGCGAGGGACTGTCCGCCGACCTGGCCCGGGCCCTGCACGACGATGCCCGCAGCGCGCTGGCGTCGCTGGACAAGCTCAAGCCCGGCGGCCACTACCGGGCCGAACACTTCGCGCACTGA
- a CDS encoding NAD(P)H-hydrate dehydratase: MRHYYSVDAIRDAEAPLLASLPDGALMKRAAFGLATEIIGELIARTGGVAGRRVCAVVGSGDNGGDALWASTFVLRRGAAADAVLLSPDHTHRKGLAAFRKAGGRIVDSVSTTTDLVIDGVVGISGSGPLRPAAAEVFAAVDVDQIPVVAVDIPSGIDVATGAITGPAVHAARTVTFGGLKPVHALADCGEVTLIDIGLDLPDTSKTSVLGFEADDVAARWPVPGPHDDKYTQGVTGILAGSSTYPGAAVLCTGAAVAATSGMVRYAGSAHRQVLAVWPEVIATPSPAAAGKVQAWVVGPGLGTDDVGAAALWFALGTDLPVLVDADGLTILAAHPELVASRRAPTVLTPHAGEFARLAGAPPGDDRISATRKLADTFGATVLLKGNVTVIADPGGPVYLNPAGQSWAATAGSGDVLSGMIGALLAAGLKPAEAAAAAAYVHSHAAALSAADPGPGEAPTSASRIVPHIRAALAAL; encoded by the coding sequence ATGCGGCATTACTACTCTGTAGATGCGATCCGCGACGCCGAAGCTCCGCTGCTGGCCAGCCTGCCCGATGGCGCCCTGATGAAGCGCGCGGCCTTCGGGCTGGCCACCGAGATCATCGGCGAGCTAATCGCTCGTACGGGCGGGGTGGCCGGCCGACGGGTATGCGCGGTCGTCGGCTCGGGCGACAACGGCGGTGACGCGCTGTGGGCGTCGACCTTTGTGCTGCGTCGCGGCGCGGCCGCGGATGCGGTGTTGCTCAGCCCGGACCATACCCACCGCAAGGGCCTGGCCGCGTTCCGAAAAGCCGGCGGTCGCATCGTGGACAGTGTCTCGACGACAACCGATCTCGTCATCGACGGCGTGGTCGGCATCTCCGGCTCGGGTCCGCTGCGGCCGGCGGCGGCGGAAGTGTTCGCCGCGGTCGACGTCGACCAGATCCCGGTGGTCGCCGTCGACATCCCCAGCGGCATCGACGTGGCGACCGGGGCGATCACCGGCCCGGCGGTGCACGCCGCGCGGACGGTGACGTTCGGTGGCCTCAAGCCCGTGCACGCGCTCGCCGACTGCGGCGAAGTCACGCTGATCGACATCGGGCTCGACCTGCCGGACACCTCAAAGACATCGGTGCTCGGTTTCGAGGCCGACGACGTCGCCGCCCGCTGGCCGGTCCCGGGCCCGCATGACGACAAGTACACGCAGGGAGTGACCGGCATCCTGGCCGGCTCGTCGACGTATCCGGGGGCGGCCGTGCTGTGCACCGGCGCCGCGGTCGCGGCCACCTCAGGCATGGTCCGCTATGCGGGCAGCGCGCACCGCCAGGTACTGGCGGTCTGGCCCGAGGTCATCGCGACGCCGTCTCCCGCGGCGGCCGGGAAGGTGCAGGCATGGGTGGTCGGACCGGGTTTGGGCACCGACGACGTCGGCGCCGCCGCCCTGTGGTTCGCGCTGGGAACCGACCTGCCGGTGCTGGTGGACGCCGACGGGCTGACGATTCTGGCCGCCCACCCCGAGCTGGTGGCCAGCCGGCGCGCGCCGACGGTGCTGACCCCGCACGCGGGGGAGTTCGCTCGATTGGCCGGGGCGCCGCCCGGCGACGACCGGATCTCGGCCACCCGCAAGCTGGCCGACACGTTCGGCGCGACCGTTCTGCTCAAGGGCAACGTCACCGTCATCGCCGACCCCGGCGGCCCGGTCTACCTCAATCCGGCCGGGCAGTCCTGGGCGGCCACCGCCGGGTCGGGTGATGTGCTGTCCGGGATGATCGGCGCGCTGCTGGCCGCGGGTTTGAAGCCGGCCGAGGCGGCCGCCGCCGCCGCCTACGTCCACTCCCACGCCGCGGCGCTCTCGGCCGCCGACCCGGGTCCCGGTGAGGCACCTACCTCAGCGTCGCGCATCGTGCCCCACATCCGCGCCGCCCTGGCCGCTCTGTAA